One genomic segment of Daucus carota subsp. sativus plastid, complete sequence includes these proteins:
- the rpoC2 gene encoding RNA polymerase beta'' subunit (one of four subunits of the minimal PEP RNA polymerase catalytic core): MEVLMAERANLVFHNKVIDGTAMKRLISRLIDHFGMAYTSHILDQVKTLGFQQATATSISLGIDDLLTIPSKRWLVQDAEEQSFILEKHHHSGNVHAVEKLRQSIEIWYATSEFLRQEMNPNFRMTDPFNPVHIMSFSGARGNASQVHQLVGMRGLMSDPQGQMIDLPIQSNLREGLSLTEYIISCYGARKGVVDTAVRTSDAGYLTRRLVEVVQHIVVRRKDCGTARGISVSLGNGMMSENIFIQTLIGRVLADDIYMGTRCIATRNQDIGSGLVNQFITFRAQPIYIRTPFTCRSTSWICQLCYGRSPTHGDLVELGEAVGIIAGQSIGEPGTQLTLRTFHTGGVFTGGIAEHVRAPSNGKIKFNEDLVHPTRTRHGHPAFVCSIDLYVTIESEDILHNVNIPPKSFLLVQNDQYVESEQVIAEIRAGTSTLNFKEKVRKHIYSDSEGEMHWNTDVYHAPEFTYGNVHLLPKTSHLWILLGEPRRSDLISLSIHKDQDQMNARSFSVKKRSISNLSVTNDQVRHKFFSSDFFGKKEEEHPDYSELNRIVRCNLRYPTIPYADYDLLAKRRRKRFIIPLQSIQERENELMPPSGISIEIPINGIFRINSILAFFDDPRYRRKSSGITKYGTIEVDPIAKKEDLIEYRGVKEFKPKYQIKVDRFFFIPEEMHILPGSSSIMVRNNSIIGIDTQIALTTRSRVGGLVRVEIKKKRIELKIFSGDIHFPGETDKISRHSGVLIPPGTGKTNSKESKKGKNWIYVQRITPTKKKYFVLVRPVVTYEITDGINLVRLFPPDLLQEMDNVQLRVVNYILYGNGKPIREIYNTSIQLVRTCLVLNCTQDKKSSYIEETRTSFVEIGINGLSRDFIKIDLVKSPISYTAKRNDPSRSGLIYENGSDCTNINPFSSRFFYYSNARIKESLNQNQGTIHTLFNRNKEYQSLIILSSSNCFRMGPFNNVKYHNVIKESIKKDPPIPIRNLLGPLGTALKTANFYPFSHLITYNQILVINYLQLDNLKQTFQVIKYFLMDEIGKIYNYDLCSNIILNPFNLNWYFLQHNYCEGMSTIMSLGQFICENVCIAKNGPHLKSGQVLIVKMDSVVIRSAKPYLATPGATVHGHYGEILYEGDTLVTFIYEKSRSGDITQGLPKVEQVLEVRSIDSISMNLEKRVEGWHECITRTLGIPWGFLIGAELTIVQSRIALVNKIQKVYRSQGVQIHNRHIEIIVRQITSKVLVSEDGMSNVFLPGELIGLLRAERMGRALEEAICYRAVLLGITKASLNTQSFISEASFQETARVLAKAALRGRIDWLKGLKENVVLGGMIPVGTGFEGLVHSSRQHTNLSLETKNNNIFEGEMRDILFHHRKFFDSCFSKNFHDTSEQSFIGIGFNDS, from the coding sequence ATGGAGGTACTTATGGCAGAACGGGCCAATCTGGTCTTTCACAATAAAGTGATAGACGGAACTGCCATGAAACGACTTATTAGTAGATTAATAGATCACTTCGGAATGGCATATACGTCACACATCCTGGATCAAGTAAAGACTTTGGGTTTTCAACAAGCTACTGCTACATCCATTTCATTAGGAATTGATGATCTTTTAACAATCCCATCTAAGAGATGGCTAGTTCAAGATGCTGAGGAACAAAGTTTCATTTTGGAAAAACACCACCATTCTGGGAATGTACATGCAGTAGAAAAATTACGCCAATCCATTGAGATATGGTATGCTACAAGTGAATTTTTGCGACAAGAAATGAATCCTAATTTTAGGATGACTGACCCTTTTAATCCAGTACATATAATGTCTTTTTCAGGAGCTAGAGGAAATGCGTCTCAGGTACATCAATTAGTAGGTATGAGAGGATTAATGTCGGATCCCCAAGGGCAAATGATTGATTTACCCATTCAAAGCAATTTACGCGAAGGACTCTCTTTAACAGAATATATTATTTCTTGCTACGGAGCCCGGAAGGGAGTTGTGGATACTGCTGTACGAACTTCAGATGCTGGATATCTCACGCGCAGACTTGTTGAGGTAGTTCAACACATTGTTGTACGTCGAAAAGATTGTGGCACCGCCCGAGGTATTTCTGTGAGTCTTGGAAACGGGATGATGTCGGAAAATATTTTTATCCAAACATTAATTGGTCGTGTATTAGCGGATGATATATATATGGGTACACGATGTATTGCCACTAGAAATCAAGATATTGGTAGTGGACTTGTCAATCAATTCATAACCTTTCGAGCACAACCCATATATATTCGAACTCCCTTTACTTGTAGGAGTACATCTTGGATCTGTCAATTATGTTATGGCCGGAGTCCTACTCATGGTGACCTGGTCGAATTGGGAGAAGCTGTGGGTATTATTGCGGGTCAATCTATTGGAGAGCCCGGCACTCAATTAACATTAAGAACCTTTCATACCGGCGGAGTATTTACAGGGGGTATTGCAGAACATGTACGAGCCCCCTCTAATGGAAAAATAAAATTCAATGAGGATTTAGTTCATCCGACACGTACACGTCATGGGCATCCTGCTTTTGTGTGTTCTATAGATTTGTACGTAACTATTGAAAGTGAGGATATTCTACATAATGTGAATATTCCACCCAAAAGTTTTCTTTTAGTTCAAAATGATCAATATGTAGAATCAGAACAAGTGATTGCTGAGATTCGCGCAGGAACATCCACTTTGAATTTTAAAGAGAAGGTTCGAAAACATATTTATTCTGATTCAGAGGGAGAAATGCATTGGAATACCGACGTGTATCATGCACCTGAATTTACATATGGAAATGTTCATCTCTTACCAAAAACAAGTCATTTATGGATATTATTAGGAGAGCCGCGCAGATCTGATCTAATCTCCCTTTCGATCCACAAGGATCAAGATCAAATGAACGCTCGTTCTTTTTCTGTCAAGAAAAGATCTATTTCGAACCTCTCGGTAACTAATGATCAAGTGAGACACAAATTCTTTAGTTCGGATTTTTTTGGTAAAAAAGAAGAAGAACACCCTGATTATTCAGAACTTAATCGAATTGTTCGTTGTAATCTCAGATATCCGACCATTCCATACGCCGATTATGATTTATTGGCAAAGAGACGAAGAAAAAGATTCATTATTCCACTCCAATCGATTCAAGAACGTGAGAACGAACTAATGCCTCCTTCGGGAATCTCGATCGAAATACCCATAAATGGTATTTTTCGTATAAATAGTATTCTTGCTTTTTTCGATGATCCTCGATACAGAAGAAAGAGTTCGGGAATTACTAAATATGGCACTATAGAAGTCGATCCAATCGCCAAAAAAGAGGATTTAATTGAGTATCGAGGAGTCAAGGAGTTTAAGCCAAAATACCAAATAAAAGTGGATCGGTTCTTTTTCATTCCCGAGGAAATGCATATCTTACCTGGATCTTCTTCCATAATGGTACGAAACAATAGTATTATTGGGATAGATACACAAATAGCTTTAACTACAAGAAGCCGAGTCGGCGGATTAGTTCGAGTGGAGATAAAAAAAAAAAGAATTGAACTAAAAATATTTTCTGGAGATATCCATTTTCCTGGAGAGACAGATAAGATATCTCGACATAGTGGTGTCTTGATACCACCAGGAACGGGAAAGACAAATTCGAAAGAATCCAAAAAAGGGAAAAACTGGATCTATGTCCAACGGATCACACCTACCAAGAAAAAGTATTTTGTTTTGGTTCGACCTGTAGTCACATATGAAATAACAGACGGTATAAATTTAGTAAGACTTTTTCCCCCGGATCTGTTGCAGGAAATGGATAATGTGCAACTTCGAGTTGTCAATTATATCCTTTATGGAAACGGCAAACCAATTCGGGAAATTTATAACACAAGTATTCAATTAGTTAGGACTTGTTTAGTATTAAATTGTACCCAAGACAAAAAAAGTTCTTATATCGAAGAGACCCGTACTTCCTTTGTTGAAATAGGGATAAATGGTTTGAGTCGAGATTTTATAAAAATAGACTTAGTGAAATCCCCTATTTCGTATACCGCAAAAAGGAATGATCCTTCGCGTTCAGGATTGATCTATGAGAATGGATCAGATTGCACCAATATCAATCCGTTTTCTTCCCGTTTTTTCTACTATTCCAACGCAAGGATTAAAGAATCCCTTAATCAAAACCAAGGCACTATTCATACATTGTTCAATAGAAATAAGGAATACCAATCTTTGATAATTTTGTCATCCTCTAATTGTTTTCGAATGGGCCCATTCAACAATGTAAAATATCACAATGTGATAAAAGAATCAATTAAAAAAGATCCCCCAATTCCAATTAGGAATTTGTTGGGCCCTTTAGGAACAGCCCTTAAAACTGCGAATTTTTATCCATTTTCCCATTTAATAACTTATAATCAGATCTTGGTAATTAACTATTTGCAACTTGACAACTTAAAACAGACCTTTCAAGTAATTAAATATTTTTTAATGGATGAAATTGGTAAAATTTATAATTATGATTTGTGCAGTAACATTATTTTGAATCCATTCAATTTAAATTGGTATTTTCTTCAGCACAATTATTGTGAAGGGATGTCTACAATAATGAGTCTTGGGCAGTTTATTTGTGAAAATGTATGTATAGCCAAAAATGGACCACATCTCAAATCGGGTCAAGTTCTAATTGTTAAAATGGATTCTGTAGTAATACGATCCGCTAAGCCTTATTTAGCCACCCCAGGAGCAACGGTTCATGGCCATTATGGGGAAATCCTTTACGAAGGAGATACATTAGTTACATTTATATATGAAAAATCGCGATCTGGTGATATAACGCAGGGCCTTCCAAAAGTGGAACAGGTATTAGAAGTGCGTTCGATTGATTCAATATCGATGAATCTCGAAAAGAGGGTTGAGGGTTGGCATGAATGTATAACAAGAACTCTTGGAATTCCTTGGGGGTTCTTGATTGGTGCTGAGCTAACTATAGTGCAAAGTCGTATCGCTTTGGTTAATAAGATCCAAAAGGTTTATCGATCCCAGGGGGTGCAGATCCATAATAGACATATAGAAATTATTGTACGTCAAATAACATCAAAAGTGTTGGTTTCAGAAGATGGGATGTCTAATGTTTTCTTACCCGGAGAATTAATTGGATTGTTACGGGCGGAACGAATGGGGCGTGCTTTGGAAGAAGCAATCTGTTACCGAGCCGTCTTATTGGGAATAACAAAAGCATCTCTGAATACTCAAAGTTTCATATCCGAAGCGAGTTTTCAAGAAACTGCTCGAGTTTTAGCAAAAGCTGCTCTACGGGGTCGTATTGATTGGTTAAAAGGCCTGAAAGAGAACGTTGTTCTGGGGGGGATGATACCCGTTGGTACCGGATTCGAGGGATTGGTGCACTCTTCGAGACAACATACCAACCTTTCCTTGGAAACCAAAAATAATAATATATTTGAGGGGGAGATGAGAGATATTTTGTTCCACCACAGAAAATTTTTTGATTCTTGCTTTTCAAAGAATTTCCATGATACATCAGAACAATCATTTATAGGTATAGGAT
- the rpoC1 gene encoding RNA polymerase beta' subunit produces the protein MNPNFSSMIDQYKHQQLRIGSVSPQQISTWANKILPNGERVGEVTKPYTFHYKTNKPEKDGLFCERIFGPIKSGICACGNYRVIGDKKKDRKSCEQCGVEFVDSRIRRYQMGYIKLACPVTHVWYLKRLPSYIANLLDKPLKELEGLVYCDFSFARPIAKKPTFLRLRGLFEYEIQSWKYSIPLFFTTQGFDTFRNREISTGAGAIREQLADLDLRIIIDSSLVEWKELGEDGPTGNEWEDRKVGRRKDFLVRRMELAKHFIRTNIDPKWMVLCLLPVLPPELRPIVQIDGGKLMSSDINELYRRVIYRNNTLTDLLTTSRSTPGELIMCQEKLVQEAVDTLLDNGIRGQPMRDGHNKVYKSFSDVIEGKEGRFRETLLGKRVDYSGRSVIVVGPSLSLYQCGLPREIAIELFQTFVIRSLIRQQLASNIGVAKSKIREKKPIVWEILREVMRGHPVLLNRAPTLHRLGIQAFQPVLVEGRAICLHPLVRKGFNADFDGDQMAVHVPLSFEAQAEARLLMFSHINLLSPAIGDPISVPTQDMLIGLYVLTSGNRRGICVNRYNPSNHRNYQNKRIYENNYKYTKEKEPFFCNSYDAIGAYRQKRINLDSPLWLRWRLDQRVIAAREAPLEVHYESLGTYYDIYGQYLIVRSIKKEILSIYIRTTVGHISIYREIEEAIQGFCQAC, from the exons ATGAATCCCAACTTTTCTTCTATGATTGATCAGTATAAACATCAACAACTCCGAATTGGATCAGTTTCTCCTCAACAAATAAGTACTTGGGCGAATAAAATCCTCCCTAATGGAGAGAGAGTTGGAGAGGTGACAAAACCTTATACTTTTCATTACAAAACCAATAAACCCGAAAAAGATGGATTATTTTGTGAACGCATTTTTGGGCCTATCAAAAGTGGAATTTGTGCTTGTGGAAATTATCGAGTAATCGGAGATAAAAAAAAAGACCGGAAATCTTGTGAACAATGCGGGGTCGAGTTTGTTGATTCTCGGATACGAAGATATCAAATGGGCTACATCAAACTCGCATGCCCAGTAACCCACGTGTGGTATTTGAAACGTCTTCCTAGTTATATTGCGAATCTTTTAGATAAACCTCTTAAAGAATTAGAAGGCCTAGTATACTGCGAT TTTTCTTTTGCTAGGCCCATAGCTAAAAAACCCACTTTTTTACGATTACGAGGTTTGTTCGAATATGAAATCCAATCCTGGAAATATAGCATCCCGCTTTTTTTTACTACCCAAGGCTTTGATACATTTCGAAATCGAGAGATCTCTACTGGAGCAGGTGCTATCCGAGAACAATTAGCCGATCTCGATTTACGGATTATTATAGATTCTTCATTGGTAGAATGGAAAGAGTTGGGGGAAGACGGTCCCACAGGGAATGAGTGGGAAGATCGAAAAGTTGGAAGACGAAAGGATTTTTTGGTCAGACGTATGGAATTAGCGAAGCATTTTATTCGAACAAATATAGACCCAAAATGGATGGTTTTGTGTCTATTACCTGTTCTTCCTCCTGAGTTAAGACCGATCGTTCAGATAGACGGGGGTAAACTAATGAGCTCGGATATTAATGAACTCTATAGAAGAGTTATATATCGGAACAATACTCTTACCGACCTATTAACAACAAGTAGATCTACGCCAGGAGAGTTAATAATGTGTCAGGAGAAATTGGTACAAGAAGCCGTGGATACACTTCTTGATAATGGAATCCGTGGACAACCGATGAGGGACGGCCATAATAAAGTTTACAAATCATTTTCGGATGTAATTGAAGGCAAAGAGGGAAGATTTCGCGAGACTTTGCTTGGCAAACGAGTCGATTATTCAGGGCGTTCCGTCATTGTCGTGGGCCCCTCACTTTCATTATATCAATGCGGATTGCCCCGCGAAATAGCAATAGAGCTTTTCCAGACATTTGTAATTCGTAGTCTAATTAGACAACAGCTTGCTTCGAATATAGGAGTTGCTAAGAGTAAAATTCGGGAAAAAAAACCGATTGTATGGGAAATACTTCGGGAAGTTATGCGGGGGCATCCTGTATTGTTAAATAGAGCACCTACTCTGCATAGATTAGGTATACAGGCATTCCAGCCTGTTTTAGTGGAGGGTCGTGCTATTTGTTTACATCCATTAGTTCGTAAAGGATTCAATGCAGACTTTGACGGGGATCAAATGGCTGTTCATGTGCCTTTATCTTTTGAGGCTCAAGCGGAAGCACGTTTACTTATGTTTTCTCATATTAACCTTTTATCTCCGGCGATTGGGGATCCTATTTCCGTACCAACTCAAGATATGCTTATTGGACTCTATGTCTTAACGAGCGGGAATCGTCGAGGTATTTGTGTAAATAGGTATAATCCATCTAATCACAGAAACTATCAAAATAAAAGAATTTATGAGAATAACTATAAGTATACGAAAGAAAAAGAACCTTTTTTTTGTAATTCTTATGATGCAATTGGAGCTTATCGGCAGAAACGAATCAATTTAGATAGTCCTTTGTGGCTCCGGTGGCGGCTAGATCAACGCGTTATTGCTGCAAGAGAAGCTCCTCTCGAAGTTCACTATGAATCTTTGGGTACCTATTATGATATTTATGGGCAATATCTAATAGTAAGAAGTATAAAAAAAGAAATTCTTTCTATATATATTCGAACTACTGTTGGTCATATTTCGATTTATCGAGAAATCGAAGAAGCTATACAGGGGTTTTGTCAGGCCTGTTGA
- the rpoB gene encoding RNA polymerase beta subunit (one of four subunits of the minimal PEP RNA polymerase catalytic core): protein MLRDGNEGMSTIPGFNQIQFEGFCRFMDQGLTEELYKFPKIEDTDQEIEFQLFVETYQLVEPLIKERDAVYESLTYSSEFYISAGLIWKTSRDMQEQTIFLGNIPLMNSLGTSIVNGIYRIVINQILQSPGIYYRSELDHNGISVYTGTIISDWGGRLELEIDKKARIWARVSRKQKISILVLSSAMGSNLREILENVCYPEIFLSFLTDKEKKKIGSKENAILEFYQQFACVGGDPVFSESLCKELQKKFFQQKCELGKIGRRNMNRRLRLDISQNNTFLLPRDILAAADHLIGMKFGMGTLDDMNHLKNKRIRSVADLIQDQLGLALVRLENVIRGTIGGALRHKLIPSPQNLVTSTPLTSTYESFFGLHPLSQVLDRTNPLTQIVHGRKLSYLGPGGLTGRTASFRIRDIHPSHYGRICPIDTSEGINVGLIGSLAIHAKIGRGGSLESPFYEISQRSKGARMLYLSPGKDEYYMVAAGNPLALNQGLQEEQVVPARYRQEFLTIAWEQVHLRSIFSFQYFSIGASLIPFIEHNDANRALMSSNMQRQAVPLSRSEKCIVGTGLERQAALDSGVLAIAEHEGKVIYTDTDKILLSGNGDTLNIPLVMYQRSNKNTCMHQKPQVQRGKYIKKGQILAYGAATIGGELALGKNVLVAYMPWEGYNFEDAVLISERLVYEDIYTSFHIRKYEIQTHVTSQGPERVTREIPHLEAHLLRNLDKNGIVMLGSWVETGEILVGKLTPQMVKESSYAPEDRLLRAILGIQVSTSKETCLKLPIGGRGRVIDVRWIQKRVGSSYNPETIRVYILQKREIKVGDKVAGRHGNKGIISKILPRQDMPYLQDGRPVDMVFNPLGVPSRMNVGQIFECSLGLAGGLLDRHYRIAPFDERYEQEASRKLVFSELYQASKQTATPWVFEPEYPGKSRIFDGRTGDPFEQPVIIGKPYILKLIHQVDDKIHGRSSGHYALVTQQPLRGRAKQGGQRVGEMEVWALEGFGVAYILQEMLTYKSDHIRARQEVLGTTIIGGAIPNPEDAPESFRLLVRELRSLALELNHFFVSEKTFKIKRKEA from the coding sequence ATGCTCCGAGATGGAAATGAGGGAATGTCTACAATACCTGGCTTTAATCAGATACAATTTGAAGGATTTTGTAGGTTCATGGATCAGGGCTTGACGGAAGAACTTTATAAGTTTCCAAAAATTGAAGATACCGATCAAGAAATTGAATTTCAATTATTTGTGGAAACATATCAATTAGTAGAACCGTTGATAAAAGAAAGAGATGCTGTGTATGAATCACTCACATATTCTTCTGAATTCTATATATCCGCGGGACTCATTTGGAAAACCAGTAGGGATATGCAAGAACAAACTATTTTTCTTGGAAACATTCCTCTAATGAATTCTCTGGGAACTTCTATAGTAAATGGAATATATAGAATTGTGATCAATCAAATATTGCAAAGTCCCGGTATTTATTACCGGTCAGAATTGGATCATAATGGAATTTCGGTATATACCGGCACCATAATATCGGATTGGGGAGGAAGATTAGAATTAGAGATTGATAAAAAAGCAAGGATATGGGCTCGTGTGAGTAGGAAACAAAAAATATCTATTCTAGTTCTATCATCGGCTATGGGTTCGAATCTAAGAGAAATTCTAGAGAATGTTTGCTATCCTGAAATATTTTTATCTTTTCTAACTGATAAGGAAAAAAAAAAAATAGGGTCAAAAGAAAATGCCATTTTGGAGTTTTACCAACAATTTGCTTGTGTAGGCGGGGATCCGGTATTTTCTGAATCCTTATGTAAGGAATTACAAAAGAAATTCTTTCAACAAAAATGTGAATTAGGAAAGATTGGTCGACGAAATATGAATCGGAGATTGCGCCTTGATATATCCCAGAACAATACATTTTTGTTACCGCGAGATATATTGGCAGCCGCGGATCATTTGATTGGAATGAAATTTGGAATGGGTACACTTGACGATATGAATCATTTGAAAAATAAACGCATTCGTTCTGTAGCAGATCTTATACAAGATCAATTAGGATTGGCTCTGGTTCGTTTAGAAAATGTGATTCGAGGAACTATAGGTGGAGCACTTAGGCATAAATTGATACCGTCTCCTCAGAATTTGGTAACTTCAACTCCATTAACAAGTACTTATGAATCTTTTTTCGGTTTACACCCATTATCTCAAGTTTTAGATCGAACTAATCCATTGACACAAATAGTTCATGGGAGAAAATTGAGTTATTTGGGCCCTGGAGGATTGACAGGGCGAACTGCTAGTTTTCGAATACGAGATATCCATCCTAGTCATTATGGGCGTATTTGCCCAATTGACACGTCTGAAGGAATAAATGTCGGACTTATTGGATCTTTAGCAATTCATGCGAAGATTGGTCGTGGAGGATCTCTAGAGAGTCCATTTTATGAGATTTCTCAGAGATCAAAAGGGGCACGGATGCTTTATTTATCACCAGGTAAAGATGAATACTATATGGTAGCGGCGGGAAATCCTTTGGCTTTGAATCAGGGTCTTCAGGAAGAACAGGTTGTTCCAGCTAGATATCGTCAAGAATTCCTGACTATTGCATGGGAACAGGTTCATCTTCGAAGTATTTTTTCCTTCCAATACTTTTCTATTGGAGCTTCCCTCATTCCTTTTATCGAGCATAATGATGCGAATCGGGCTTTAATGAGTTCGAATATGCAACGTCAAGCAGTTCCTCTTTCTCGATCCGAGAAGTGTATTGTTGGAACTGGGTTGGAACGCCAGGCGGCTCTAGATTCAGGGGTTCTTGCTATCGCCGAACATGAAGGAAAGGTCATTTATACCGATACTGACAAGATCCTTTTATCGGGTAATGGAGATACTCTAAACATTCCATTAGTTATGTATCAACGTTCCAACAAAAATACTTGTATGCATCAAAAACCCCAGGTTCAGAGGGGTAAATACATTAAAAAAGGACAAATCTTAGCCTATGGCGCCGCTACAATTGGTGGCGAACTCGCTTTGGGGAAAAACGTATTAGTAGCTTATATGCCGTGGGAAGGTTACAATTTTGAAGATGCAGTGCTCATTAGCGAGCGTTTGGTTTATGAAGATATTTATACTTCTTTTCACATACGAAAATATGAAATTCAAACTCATGTGACAAGCCAAGGCCCCGAAAGGGTCACTAGGGAAATACCGCATTTAGAAGCTCATTTACTACGCAATTTAGACAAAAACGGAATTGTAATGCTGGGATCTTGGGTAGAAACGGGTGAGATTTTAGTAGGTAAATTAACGCCCCAAATGGTGAAAGAATCGTCGTATGCCCCGGAGGATAGATTGTTACGAGCCATACTTGGCATTCAGGTATCTACTTCAAAAGAAACTTGTCTAAAACTACCTATAGGCGGTAGGGGTCGAGTTATTGATGTGAGATGGATCCAGAAAAGGGTAGGTTCTAGTTATAATCCAGAAACGATTCGTGTATATATTTTACAGAAACGTGAAATTAAGGTAGGCGATAAAGTAGCTGGAAGACATGGAAATAAGGGTATAATTTCAAAAATTTTGCCTAGACAAGATATGCCTTATTTGCAAGATGGAAGACCTGTTGATATGGTCTTCAACCCATTAGGAGTACCTTCCCGAATGAATGTAGGACAGATATTTGAATGTTCACTCGGGTTAGCTGGGGGTCTACTAGACAGACATTATCGAATAGCCCCTTTTGATGAAAGATATGAACAAGAAGCTTCGAGAAAACTAGTGTTTTCTGAATTATATCAAGCCAGTAAGCAAACGGCGACTCCATGGGTATTTGAACCCGAGTATCCGGGAAAAAGCAGAATATTTGATGGAAGAACGGGGGATCCTTTTGAACAACCTGTTATAATAGGAAAGCCTTATATCTTGAAATTAATTCATCAAGTTGATGATAAAATCCATGGACGGTCCAGCGGACATTATGCACTTGTTACACAACAACCCCTCAGAGGAAGGGCTAAGCAAGGTGGGCAGCGGGTAGGAGAGATGGAGGTTTGGGCTCTAGAAGGATTTGGTGTTGCTTATATTTTACAAGAGATGCTTACTTATAAATCGGATCATATTAGAGCTCGCCAGGAAGTACTTGGTACTACTATCATTGGAGGAGCAATACCTAATCCTGAGGATGCTCCAGAATCCTTTCGATTACTCGTTCGAGAACTACGATCTTTGGCTCTGGAACTGAATCATTTCTTTGTATCTGAGAAAACTTTCAAGATTAAAAGGAAGGAAGCTTAA
- the petN gene encoding cytochrome b6/f complex subunit VIII, with protein MDIVSLAWAALMVVFTFSLSLVVWGRSGL; from the coding sequence ATGGATATAGTAAGTCTCGCTTGGGCTGCTTTAATGGTAGTCTTTACTTTTTCCCTTTCACTCGTAGTATGGGGAAGAAGTGGACTCTAG
- the psbM gene encoding photosystem II protein M — protein MEVNILAFIATALFILVPTAFLLIIYVKTETQNKNKKD, from the coding sequence ATGGAAGTAAATATTCTTGCATTTATTGCTACTGCACTGTTCATTCTAGTTCCTACTGCTTTTCTGCTTATCATTTATGTAAAAACAGAAACTCAAAATAAAAATAAAAAGGATTGA
- the psbD gene encoding photosystem II protein D2, with the protein MTIALGKFTKDEKDLFDIMDDWLRRDRFVFVGWSGLLLFPCAYFAVGGWFTGTTFVTSWYTHGLASSYLEGCNFLTAAVSTPANSLAHSLLLLWGPEAQGDFTRWCQLGGLWTFVALHGAFGLIGFMLRQFELARSVQLRPYNAIAFSGPIAVFVSVFLIYPLGQSGWFFAPSFGVAAIFRFILFFQGFHNWTLNPFHMMGVAGVLGAALLCAIHGATVENTLFEDGDGANTFRAFNPTQAEETYSMVTANRFWSQIFGVAFSNKRWLHFFMLFVPVTGLWMSALGVVGLALNLRAYDFVSQEIRAAEDPEFETFYTKNILLNEGIRAWMAAQDQPHENLIFPEEVLPRGNAL; encoded by the coding sequence ATGACTATAGCCCTTGGGAAATTTACCAAAGACGAAAAAGATTTATTTGATATTATGGATGACTGGTTACGGAGGGACCGTTTCGTTTTTGTAGGATGGTCCGGTCTATTGCTCTTTCCTTGTGCCTATTTCGCTGTAGGAGGCTGGTTCACAGGTACAACCTTTGTAACTTCATGGTATACCCATGGATTGGCCAGTTCCTATTTGGAAGGCTGCAATTTCTTAACTGCCGCAGTTTCTACTCCTGCTAATAGTTTAGCACATTCTTTGTTGTTACTGTGGGGTCCTGAAGCACAAGGGGATTTTACTCGTTGGTGTCAATTAGGTGGTCTGTGGACTTTTGTTGCCCTCCATGGTGCTTTCGGACTAATAGGCTTCATGTTACGTCAATTCGAACTTGCTCGATCTGTTCAATTGCGACCTTATAATGCAATCGCGTTTTCTGGTCCAATTGCTGTTTTTGTTTCTGTATTCCTGATTTATCCACTAGGACAATCTGGTTGGTTCTTTGCGCCAAGTTTTGGTGTAGCAGCTATATTTCGATTCATCCTCTTTTTTCAAGGATTTCATAATTGGACATTAAACCCATTTCATATGATGGGAGTTGCAGGGGTATTGGGCGCTGCTTTGCTATGCGCTATTCATGGTGCTACTGTAGAAAATACTTTATTTGAAGATGGTGATGGTGCAAATACATTCCGTGCTTTTAACCCAACTCAAGCTGAAGAAACTTATTCAATGGTCACCGCGAACCGCTTTTGGTCCCAAATCTTTGGGGTTGCTTTTTCCAATAAACGTTGGTTACATTTCTTTATGTTATTTGTACCAGTAACTGGTTTATGGATGAGTGCTCTTGGAGTAGTTGGTCTGGCCCTGAACCTGCGCGCCTATGACTTCGTTTCTCAGGAAATTCGCGCGGCAGAAGATCCTGAATTTGAGACTTTCTACACAAAAAATATTCTCTTAAACGAAGGTATTCGTGCTTGGATGGCGGCTCAAGATCAGCCTCATGAAAACCTTATATTCCCTGAGGAGGTTCTACCCCGTGGAAACGCTCTTTAA